A window of Lytechinus pictus isolate F3 Inbred chromosome 7, Lp3.0, whole genome shotgun sequence contains these coding sequences:
- the LOC129264951 gene encoding exportin-5-like: MVKMCRDHQTLMLPHFEKIYTQVQTLSSDPEQLTQLERVTLSEALILINNGLHDWNRQSALIAEIMQPITEVWLSPHITEMIQSPESFIHNIGLDHPSTAQPNQEDVYNKNRAQIFNCISTSQAVVKRCCWPSDPQVAKACGFISGHLPSGAPIYKNPSTPHILPILPNLFTLARTLNAMWSPECRAKVCPEYTRSFNMTENERNTILGLLGNSTEIPANKPVVEKVQIFLTVIYETTCHLFSDCFQSLGYEFFTADGLSSQLLESIFTNLHHLPDYRLRHIIRVVTKSFVQSCPKECWQSVLVPVMTGLTSYMVPRLNHQWAIILQRAESSEATEEQSDEQETQEVVDDYLIRTVTKEFMELLGNLCWNNRTASGKKEEGGGGELDMETEEAMEQCDSGGGNSGRSEPSTISELGKIILQNERLCESIVTCIYAAMSWPDSGVCMKACRLSWLIVQELTTRPLIPEAVTHLYTSILKGLQVHGEHDTCRAELIYRAMNHYELLREKYPILTEVMLSLPHCTQPALQKFHEKVPASKPSERKKREAFKSFIQDFIGEPMSQKFKRKEVIRDLPAILKPMKPKINVMDSSVGPEDAGLVMLFASEADI; the protein is encoded by the exons ATGGTTAAGATGTGTAGAGATCATCAGACACTCATGCTG CCCCATTTTGAGAAGATCTACACCCAAGTTCAGACATTAAGCTCTGATCCCGAACAACTGACCCAGCTCGAGAGGGTGACGCTCAGCGAGGCTCTGATACTCATTAATAATGGACTCCATGACTGGAATCGTCAGAGTGCCCTCATTGCTGAGATCATGCAACCCATCACAGAAGTCTGGCTGTCACCTCATATCACAGA GATGATTCAATCTCCAGAGTCTTTCATCCACAACATTGGTTTAGATCATCCTAGCACTGCTCAGCCAAACCAGGAGGATGTCTACAACAAGAATCGTGCTCAGATCTTCAACTGTATCTCTACCAGCCAAGCTGTTGTCAAGAGGTGCTGCTGGCCATCAGACCCACAG GTTGCTAAAGCTTGTGGGTTTATCAGTGGTCATCTACCAAGTGGTGCACCAATCTACAAGAACCCTAGTACCCCTCACATCTTACCTATCTTGCCAAATTTATTCACTCTTGCCAG AACGTTGAATGCTATGTGGTCTCCTGAGTGCAGAGCTAAGGTGTGTCCAGAGTATACTAGATCATTCAACATGACTGAAAATGAGAGGAATACAATCTTAG GTTTATTAGGTAACAGTACTGAGATCCCTGCAAACAAACCTGTTGTTGAGAAAGTTCAAATCTTCCTCACTGTCATCTATGAAACTAC ATGTCACCTATTCTCAGACTGTTTCCAGAGTCTTGGTTATGAGTTCTTTACAGCTGATGGTCTGTCCAGTCAACTTCTAGAATCTATTTTCACCAACCTCCATCATTTACCGGACTATAGGCTCAGGCATATCATTC GTGTTGTGACCAAGTCATTCGTTCAATCCTGTCCCAAGGAATGCTGGCAGTCGGTCCTGGTCCCAGTAATGACTGGCCTAACTTCATATATGGTTCCCAGGCTGAATCATCAATGGGCCATTATTTTGCAGAGGGCTGAATCAAG TGAAGCGACAGAGGAACAAAGTGATGAGCAAGAAACACAAGAGGTTGTAGATGATTATCTAATAAGAACAGTTACCAAGGAATTCATGGAACTTTTAG GTAATCTATGTTGGAACAATAGAACAGCATCAGGTAAGAaggaggaaggaggaggaggagagctTGATATGGAGACTGAAGAAGCAATGGAACAGTGTGATAGTGGAGGAGGGAACAGTGGCCGGTCAGAACCTTCAACCATCAGTGAACTTGGGAAAATCATCTTGCAAAATGAG AGGCTGTGTGAGAGCATAGTAACCTGTATATATGCAGCGATGTCTTGGCCTGATAGTGGTGTTTGCATGAAGGCATGTCGTCTCTCCTGGCTCATTGTACAAGAG CTTACTACCAGACCACTCATACCAGAAGCAGTTACCCATCTCTATACATCTATCCTCAAAGGTCTCCAAGTACATGGTGAACATGACACATGTAGAGCAGAACTCATCTACAGAGCAATGAACCATTACGAACTATTG AGAGAGAAGTATCCAATCTTGACTGAAGTTATGTTGAGTTTGCCTCACTGCACTCAACCAGCGTTACAGAAGTTCCATGAGAAGGTCCCAGCCTCCAAGCCATCTGAACGGAAGAAGAGAGAAGCCTTCAAGAGCTTCATCCAAGATTTTATTGGg
- the LOC129266010 gene encoding uncharacterized protein LOC129266010 has protein sequence MANTITCLLILFLNGYKVKALSIMQGQEVNLVFPYPCSSTDVTLQSNRVPFYRSTSGLSPSLPQDQARRFTVQNRIEIGTCSLELTIKDVTRGDRGTYILFSYKDGLKDFFTKHEILLQVDYPPGNASCIVGAYKGGEWVAVNCTANVGSLPARIECYQNDLWMPTLTEPTVKESLLKQTILIQKSQTAFCCSTILNENKERCKCNDTALFLDDNSTIIDPCPTISTQTSISTTVYRNSHPNDLSTTATATTIHYKIKNQKSYLILYILVALLVIALFVVCVTFFYKQRKISQANRSNIKLEENSKDDQGSITERLNQSQEL, from the coding sequence ATGGCTAACACAATCACTTGCCTCTTAATCCTATTTCTAAATGGATACAAAGTCAAGGCACTGTCCATTATGCAAGGGCAGGAAGTCAACTTGGTTTTCCCTTACCCATGTAGCAGTACAGACGTCACATTACAATCAAATAGAGTCCCATTTTATAGATCTACATCTGGTTTATCACCTTCCTTGCCCCAAGATCAGGCCCGAAGATTCACTGTTCAGAATAGGATTGAAATTGGAACCTGCTCTCTGGAACTTACAATAAAAGATGTCACGAGAGGTGACAGAGGGacatacattttgttttcatataagGATGGTCTTAAAGATTTTTTTACTAAACATGAAATATTGCTTCAGGTAGATTATCCACCTGGTAATGCATCCTGCATTGTAGGTGCATATAAGGGTGGAGAATGGGTAGCAGTAAACTGTACAGCTAATGTGGGAAGTCTACCAGCGAGGATTGAATGCTATCAGAATGATTTATGGATGCCTACCTTGACTGAACCTACAGTGAAAGAATCTTTGTTGAAACAGACTATTCTCATTCAAAAATCACAGACAGCATTTTGTTGTTCTAccattttaaatgaaaacaaagagagaTGCAAGTGCAATGATACTGCACTATTTTTAGATGATAACAGTACTATAATAGACCCTTGTCCTACCATTTCAACACAAACATCAATATCAACTACTGTATACAGAAATTCACACCCAAATGATCTCTCAACAACTGCAACAGCAACAACTATTcattacaaaataaagaatCAGAAATCATATCTTATATTATACATATTGGTAGCTCTTCTGGTCATTGCTTTGTTCGTAGTGTGTGTAACTTTCTTctataaacagagaaaaattagCCAAGCCAACCGTAGTAATATTAAGTTAGAAGAGAATAGTAAAGATGATCAAGGAAGCATTACAGAGAGGCTGAATCAAAGTCAGGAATTATAG